The Mycoplasma sp. 1654_15 genome contains a region encoding:
- the yidC gene encoding membrane protein insertase YidC produces MKQKKIRASAYDYFQGNKQSEDKNKQIFKRILKILKIIFYFCIFGITLTGCIQSFVVKTSTSSGSGTEFYKNKEDIIPNYTIFEASVKDTETKIQKATKSNNYLISEKDSSILKQLREQTEANGNTSNNYGQYSSLIMFHNNDGTFEYAKGDKNQEFLFLNSEEEKYQQKFNWTDIKLPSPKFFDFIKDKYAEEFQKTQLAVNPLLINQGDFFYSVSNTAEPTNEKYFTFSRDIIQFLYNKTINLEEFKTKLIPSINALESYKNEVDFEKIKNELNNSSDPIKKEAIQVLTDYATLAKTILIPTKFTQIDPVKNTYSFAYKLNENNYYNFEGIAFRSDTPNNPIVIWSDSWKLGPFYSLIVFPLSKIILGVSESQSTWELNGWTTIFAIIVVVILTKTISFIFRFKTIFGQSKQIEMQAKKAKIDAKYEPYKKNKMMQQRHRQEVADLYKKNNFSPFAPFSQVLVTMPIFIAVWRVIQGIPSLKVTYWAGLELASISYQKLFEGLWQYLPILIVVVVVQAVQQILPRILNKKNTNRIMNQTESETMKKQQKTQRIISIVFVFFGVLFQASLQIYWIIGGIWEIAQTLGVHYLQRSNFFKEKMRPWLTQKKLL; encoded by the coding sequence ATGAAACAGAAAAAAATAAGAGCTAGTGCTTATGATTATTTTCAAGGAAATAAACAAAGCGAAGATAAAAATAAACAAATTTTTAAAAGAATATTAAAGATTTTAAAAATAATTTTTTATTTCTGTATATTCGGAATAACACTGACAGGGTGTATTCAGTCTTTTGTTGTTAAAACTTCAACATCTTCAGGTTCTGGTACAGAATTTTACAAAAATAAAGAAGATATAATTCCAAACTATACAATTTTTGAAGCTAGTGTAAAAGATACAGAAACAAAAATTCAAAAAGCTACAAAAAGTAATAATTACCTAATTTCTGAAAAAGATTCTTCAATTTTGAAGCAATTAAGAGAACAAACAGAAGCAAATGGTAACACTTCCAACAATTATGGACAATATAGTTCTTTAATAATGTTTCATAATAATGATGGTACTTTTGAATATGCAAAAGGTGATAAAAATCAAGAGTTTTTATTTTTAAATTCAGAAGAAGAAAAATATCAACAAAAATTTAATTGAACTGATATTAAATTACCTTCACCTAAATTTTTTGATTTTATAAAAGATAAATATGCAGAAGAGTTTCAAAAAACTCAATTAGCAGTAAATCCTTTGTTGATTAATCAAGGAGATTTCTTTTATTCAGTAAGCAATACTGCTGAACCAACAAATGAAAAATACTTTACTTTTTCAAGAGACATAATTCAATTTTTATATAACAAAACCATTAATCTAGAAGAGTTTAAAACAAAACTTATTCCTTCTATTAATGCTTTAGAATCCTATAAAAATGAAGTAGATTTTGAAAAAATTAAAAATGAATTAAATAATAGTTCAGACCCAATTAAAAAAGAAGCAATACAAGTTTTAACTGATTATGCAACGCTTGCAAAAACAATTTTAATTCCAACTAAATTCACACAAATCGATCCAGTAAAAAACACTTATTCTTTTGCTTATAAACTAAATGAAAATAATTATTATAATTTCGAAGGAATAGCTTTTAGATCGGATACACCAAATAATCCTATTGTTATTTGATCTGATTCTTGAAAATTAGGACCTTTTTATTCTTTGATTGTTTTCCCATTATCTAAAATAATTTTAGGAGTGTCAGAATCTCAATCTACTTGAGAATTAAATGGTTGAACAACAATTTTTGCTATTATAGTAGTTGTTATTTTAACAAAAACAATTTCTTTCATATTTAGATTTAAAACAATTTTTGGTCAATCAAAACAAATTGAAATGCAAGCTAAAAAAGCAAAAATCGATGCTAAATATGAACCTTACAAGAAAAACAAAATGATGCAACAAAGACATAGACAAGAAGTTGCAGATCTCTATAAAAAGAACAACTTTTCACCTTTTGCACCATTTTCTCAAGTTCTTGTAACGATGCCAATTTTCATCGCTGTTTGACGTGTTATTCAAGGTATTCCAAGCTTAAAAGTAACCTACTGAGCAGGACTTGAATTAGCTTCAATTTCCTATCAAAAACTTTTTGAAGGTTTATGACAATACCTTCCAATTTTAATAGTAGTTGTAGTAGTTCAAGCTGTTCAACAAATCTTGCCGAGAATTTTAAATAAGAAAAATACCAACAGGATTATGAATCAAACAGAATCAGAAACGATGAAAAAACAACAAAAAACACAAAGAATTATTTCGATAGTTTTTGTCTTCTTTGGTGTATTATTCCAAGCATCATTACAAATTTATTGAATCATCGGTGGTATCTGAGAAATTGCTCAAACATTAGGTGTTCATTATCTTCAAAGATCCAATTTCTTTAAAGAAAAAATGAGACCTTGATTAACACAGAAAAAACTGTTATAA
- the rnpA gene encoding ribonuclease P protein component: protein MLNFKKVRKNWQFQNIINLKQQIVSKDLILYYKNFFQFELGISIPKKFVNAVKRNHYKRQIKVIVQNYLKEKKDFKVNFQIIIITRKNFLNLDFKTKEQKIKNILNELESIWNRKK from the coding sequence ATGTTAAATTTTAAAAAAGTTCGAAAAAACTGACAATTCCAAAACATAATTAATTTAAAACAACAAATAGTTAGTAAAGATCTTATTTTATACTACAAAAATTTTTTTCAGTTTGAACTTGGAATTTCAATTCCGAAAAAATTTGTAAATGCTGTAAAAAGAAATCACTACAAAAGACAAATCAAGGTAATTGTTCAAAATTACTTAAAAGAAAAAAAAGATTTTAAAGTTAATTTTCAAATAATAATAATTACTAGAAAAAACTTTTTAAACTTAGATTTTAAAACAAAAGAACAAAAAATAAAAAATATATTAAACGAATTAGAAAGTATATGAAACAGAAAAAAATAA
- a CDS encoding MAG4940 family membrane protein — translation MSKIDSLKTNFDSKTFIFEILASFLLILFVLLSYYSFFKNKKNKSLILLSGILTFSFFSTLFLTIGIAGFAANYPIKAFLLPQLVISDAFILGIQKDFKGAVLSNGIAYLLGGQLLGVLLAILVFYFLFRCLEKIKTNEEENKLDFKEFLFIKEEKLLVFTFKELFFITAMTLGLIVIPRTSGAANFTIFNIYIIEIFFIFFLLILSARFGFFTFIFFKHWIDLIIFIVITLKKSTFKDNKSLIINVSLQNVIRTLICVLAPIIISLILLAISSSSKLSFKFT, via the coding sequence ATGAGTAAGATAGATTCGTTAAAAACAAATTTTGATTCAAAAACCTTTATTTTTGAAATATTAGCTAGTTTTTTACTTATTTTATTCGTTTTACTTTCCTATTATTCTTTTTTTAAAAATAAGAAAAATAAAAGTTTAATTTTACTTTCCGGTATATTAACCTTTTCATTTTTCTCAACTTTATTTTTAACAATAGGTATTGCAGGTTTTGCAGCAAACTATCCGATAAAAGCTTTTTTATTACCTCAATTAGTTATATCAGATGCATTTATTTTAGGAATACAAAAAGATTTTAAAGGAGCTGTTTTAAGTAACGGAATAGCTTATTTATTAGGCGGACAACTATTAGGAGTTTTATTAGCTATTTTAGTGTTTTATTTTTTATTTAGATGTTTGGAAAAAATAAAAACAAATGAAGAAGAAAATAAATTAGATTTCAAAGAATTTTTGTTTATAAAAGAAGAAAAATTACTTGTTTTTACATTTAAAGAACTCTTTTTTATAACAGCAATGACTTTAGGTTTAATTGTAATTCCAAGAACCAGTGGAGCTGCTAATTTCACTATTTTCAACATTTATATTATAGAAATTTTCTTCATTTTCTTCTTATTAATTCTTTCAGCAAGATTTGGGTTCTTTACCTTTATTTTTTTCAAACACTGAATAGATTTAATTATTTTTATAGTTATTACACTAAAAAAATCTACTTTTAAAGATAACAAATCGCTAATTATAAATGTTTCTTTACAAAACGTAATTAGAACTTTGATTTGTGTTTTAGCTCCGATTATTATTTCACTTATTTTATTAGCAATTTCATCAAGTTCAAAACTCAGTTTTAAATTTACATAA